A window from Phalacrocorax carbo chromosome 20, bPhaCar2.1, whole genome shotgun sequence encodes these proteins:
- the LOC135316556 gene encoding coiled-coil domain-containing protein 81-like, translating to MGMATVYIREEDFCHGNKASVKVQKPMFHLDKPVLLEKKLCYETRSRPEDLEVAELIYAEVAFYLSIPKKKVLKCVKATTNVIAWALTEGKDFDFVFKNFGILVCRGRRVVMRFFEDLLRDVDKTGILANTALRKSSLRPLVIARNETAVFQMPPGGIFVFPQ from the exons ATGGGCATGGCCACCGTCTACATCAGGGAGGAGGACTTTTGTCATGGGAACAAGGCGAGTGTCAAGGTCCAGAAACCCATGTTCCACCTGGACAAGCCAGTTCTGCTGGAGAAGAAGCTCTGCTATGAGACCAGATCACGGCCCG AGGACTTAGAAGTTGCAGAGCTGATCTACGCCGAGGTCGCCTTCTACCTCTCCATCCCCAAGAAAAAGGTCTTGAAGTGCGTCAAGGCTACCACAAATGTCATCGCGTGGGCCTTGACCGAAGGCAAGGACTTTGACTTTGTCTTCAAGAACTTTGGCATCCTGGTGTGCCGGGGAAGGAGAGTGGTCATGCGGTTCTTCGAAGACCTGCTGCGAGACGTGGACAAGACCGGCATCCTGGCAAACACTGCCCTGCGA AAGTCAAGCCTGAGGCCCTTGGTCATAGCCCGCAATGAGACAGCTGTTTTCCAGATGCCTCCTGGGGGGATCTTTGTGTTCCCACAGTGA